Genomic segment of Corvus hawaiiensis isolate bCorHaw1 chromosome 37 unlocalized genomic scaffold, bCorHaw1.pri.cur SUPER_37a, whole genome shotgun sequence:
tttctgtgctctctcccatttttttaggattttccccatttttatcgGATCTCCCCCATTTTTCtgggatttcccccatttttttaggatttcccccattttttaggatttcccccatttcttTAGGGTTCCCCCCATTTCTTTAGGATCTCCCCcattttttttaggatttctcccatttttctggaatctctcccatttttttaggatttcccccattttttttaggatttctcccatttttatCGGATTCCCCCCATTTCTTTAggatttctcccattttttaggatctcccccattttttttaggatttcccccattttttaggatttctcccatttttttttaggatctcccccattttttttaggatttctccatttctttaggatttcccccattttttaggatttctcccattttttaggatctcccccattttttttaggatttcccccattttttaggatttcccccatttttgtaggatttcccccattttttttaggatttcccccattttttagGATTTCCCCATTTCTTTAGGGTTCCCCCCATTTCTTTAGGATCTCCCCCATTTCTTTAGGATCTCCCCCATTTTCTTTAGGGTTTCTCCATTTTTATCGGATTTCCCTCATTTTTTAGCCTCTCTCCCATTTTTTGGcctccctccccctttcccACCGCCCCCTCTCCATTTCCGCCTCCCATTCCCACTTTTCCGCGCCGGCTCCCGGGAATTCCCGGCTCCCACCCCCGGCAGGAGCCGGAAGGGTTTTTTGGGATTAAAGGCGAAGGCGTTGGAGCCGCTTCCTCCTTCCCGAGCAATCCCGGGAGCGGGGACAGGACCCGACGCGCCCGGTAGGAATTCCGGGATCAGGAATTCCGGGAGAGCAGGAATtccggggggggagggggtttggggagggggggagggaatCCCAGAGGGAATTCGGAAGGATCCGGAGggaattcccgcttttccacGGCGACTTCGGGGCTTCTCGgcgggaattttgggggatcCCGAGGGAATTTCGGGGTTTTCCGAGGGAATTTCGGGGATCCCGAGGGAATTTCGGGGGatcctgaggggatttgggagATCCCGAGGGAATTTCGGGGCTCCCAAAGGGGATTTCGGGGCTTCTAGGGGAGATTGGAGGGATTCCGAGGGAACTTTGGGGCTCCCAGAGGGAATTTCGGGGTTTTCCGAGGGAATTTTGGGGCTCCCAGAGGGAATTTCGGGGTTTTccgaggggatttgggggatcccgaggggatttgggggatccAGAGGGAACCTGGGGTTCCCAGGTGGAATTCTGGGGGATCCCCAGGGAATTTCGGGCGATCCTGAGGGGATCGGGGGGGTTCCCAGAGGGAATTTCGGGCTTTTCCGAAGGAATTTTGGGCAGTTCTGGGGAATTTTGGCGACCCcgagggaattttggggtttcccggagggaatttggggcatCCCGAGGGCATTTTTGAAGGATCCCAAAGGAATTTTGGGGCTTTCCGAGGGAATTTTGGGCTTCcccagggaattttggggcttTCCGAGGGAATTTTGGGCTCCCGGAGGGAATTTTGGGCTTCCCCAGGGAATTTTGAGGCTCCCGAAGGGATTTTTGGAGCTCCGGGAAGATCCCGAGGGGAATTTCGGCGCTTCCCGGTTGGAATTTTGGCCCTTTCCCATCGGGAATTCGCCGGTTCCGGCGCTTCCCTGGCTCCCGGAATTCCCGTTCCcgtccctcccctccccctttcccggctccctcctcccctcccccccctttcccctcccccacTCCCggaattcccgcttttccctttcccctccttctttttttctttttcccccctttttccccaaatttcccccctttcccccaaatttcccccaaattccccctttttccccaaatttccccctttttaccggaatttcctcccttttccccctttttctcctcaatttttcctccattttcccccctttccaccttttcccccaaattcctccccttttcccccaaattccccccttttcccccatttttctcccttttcccccaaatttcccccttttcccctgaatttcctcccttttcccccttttcctcctcaatttttccatttttcccccaaattcccccctttttccccaaatttcccccttttttacctgagtttcctccttttcctcctcaatttttcctccatttttccccttttcccccttttcccccaaattcccccctttcccctttttcccccttctcctcctcaatttttccattttttccccaaatttcccccttttttacccgaatttcctcctttcccccttttcctcctcaatttttcctccatttctccccttttcccccttttttccccaaatttcccccccttttcccccatttttctcccttttcccccaaatttcccccttttttacccgaattccctccttttcccccttttcctcctcaatttttcctccatttctccccttttccccctttttccccattttccccccttttcccccatttttctccctttcccccaaatttcccccttttttacctgaatttcctcctttcccccttctcctcctcaatttttcctccattttcccccaaatttccccctttttccccaaattttcccccttcccccccctttccccccttttcctcctcaatttttccattttttcacttttttcctccatttcccccccttttcccccaaatttccctatttccccccttcccccccttttcctcctcaatttttcctccattttttcccttttcccccaaattttcctcttttcccccattttttcctcccctttcccgaatttcccccttttttcccctcccccctttcccctctttttcacCTCGATTTTCCCTcgattttccccattttccccatttttcctcccattttcccccttttctcctgaaattccacttttttcccacctttcccctcctttcccccttttcttcctccttttccccctttttccccttttccctcctttattccccatttttcccccctttcccccttcattcccttctctcctctcccaaatttcccattttccccccaaaattcccattttccccccagatttcctggttttcccagaaaattcccatttccccccaaaattcccatttttcccccaaaattcccatttttccccccaaatttcccatttcccccccaaaattcccatttttccccccaaatttcccatttcccctcaaaattcccattttcccccccaaattcccattttcccccccaaattcccatttttccccccaaatttcccattttccccccaaatttcccATTTNNNNNNNNNNNNNNNNNNNNNNNNNNNNNNNNNNNNNNNNNNNNNNNNNNNNNNNNNNNNNNNNNNNNNNNNNNNNNNNNNNNNNNNNNNNNNNNNNNNNNNNNNNNNNNNNNNNNNNNNNNNNNNNNNNNNNNNNNNNNNNNNNNNNNNNNNNNNNNNNNNNNNNNNNNNNNNNNNNNNNNNNNNNNNNNNNNNNNNNNNNNNNNNNNNNNNNNNNNNNNNNNNNNNNNNNNNNNNNNNNNNNNNNNNNNNNNNNNNNNNNNNNNNNNNNNNNNNNNNNNNNNNNNNNNNNNNNNNNNNNNNNNNNNNNNNNNNNNNNNNNNNNNNNNNNNNNNNNNNNNNNNNNNNNNNNNNNNNNNNNNNNNNNNNNNNNNNNNNNNNNNNNNNNNNNNNNNNNNNNNNNNNNNNNNNNNNNNNNNNNNNNNNNNNNNNNNNNNNNNNNNNNNNNNNNNNNNNNNNNNNNNNNNNNNNNNNNNNNNNNNNNNNNNNNNNNNNNNNNNACTCACCTGAGAACCCCAAACTCACCTGGAAGCTCCCAAAATTCACctgggaaccccaaaatccagctgggagaccccaaaatccacctgaGAGACCCCAAAGTCCCCCtggagcaccccaaaatccacctgggggaccccaaaattcacctgggaccccaaaatccccctgggaacccccaaaacctcacctgggaccccccaaacccacctgggacccccaaaatccacccgggggacccccaaaacctcacctgggaaccccaaaacctcacctgggaccccccaaatccccctgggaaccccaaaacctcacctgggaccccccaaaatccacctgggaccccccaaaatccccctgggaaccccaaaatccacctggGGGACCCCAGAATCCACCTGAGAGACCCCAAAACCTCACCTGGgagaccccaaaatccacccgggggacccccaaaaacctcacccgggacccccaaaactcacctgagacccccccaaaatccacctgggaccccccaaaatccccctgggaaccccaaaatccacctgggggaccccaaaattcaccctgggaccccaaaatccccctgggaaccccaaaacctcacctgggaccccccaaacccacctgggaccccccaaaatccacccggGGGACCCCCAAAAACCTCACCTGGgagaccccaaaatccacccgggggacccccaaaacctcacccgggacccccaaaactcacctgggaccccccaaaatccacctgggacccccccaaaatccccctgggaaccccaaaatccacctgggggaccccaaaacctcacctgggaccccccaaaatccccctgggaccccccaaaatccccctgggaaccccaaaatccacctggGATCAACCAAAATCACCCGGGACCCCAAACCTCACCTGGACCCCCAAACCTcacccgggacccccaaaacctcacccgggaccccaaaacctcacctgggaccccccaaacctcacctgggacccccaaaactcaCCTGGGGGACCCCAGAATCCACCTGAGAGACCCCAAAACctcacctgggaccccccaaaatccacccgggggacccccaaaacctcacccgggacccccaaaaccttacctgggaccccccaaaatccacctggGAACCCAAAACtcacctgggacccccaaaacccacctgggGGGACCTCAAACCCCACcggggaccccccaaaacctcacctgggaccccccaaaatccactggacccccaaaacccacctgggGGACCTCAAACCCCACcggggaccccccaaaacctcacctgggaccccccaaaatccacctggGACCCCACCTGGGGGACCCCGGAGGTGCCTCAGCCGCGTGTCCCCCCAGGTGCGCGGGTGCCCAGGTGGGTGCTGGAGGGCCACACCTGTGCCCCGCCCTGGCAGGCCGCGCTCTTCCGGGGGCGCCGCTTCATCTGCGGGGGGACCCTGGTGGCGCCCAGGTGGGTCCTGACTGCTGCCCACTGCCACGCCCCCGGGTACGGCCAGGTAACGGGGGTCACCTGGGCACGGGAGGGACCggctgggcacccctggggcCACCTGGGCATGGGAGGGACCGGCCagggtcacctggggtcacctgggcacAGGAGGGACCGGCcggggtcacctggggtcacctggggtaacctggggtcacctgggcacccctggggtcacctgggcacGGGAGGGACTGGCCagggtcacctggggtcacctgggcacAGGAGGGACCGGCcggggtcagctggggtcagctggggCCACCTGGGCACGGGAGGGaccagctggggtcagctggggtcagctggggtcagctggggtcacctgggcacAGGAGGGACTGGCcggggtcagctggggtcacctggggtcacctgggcacAGGAGGGACCGGCCagggtcacctggggtcacctgggcacccctggggtcacctgggcacGGGAGGGACCAGCTGGGGTcgcctgggcacccctggggtcacctgggcacAGGAGGGGTCACCTGGGCATGGGAGGGaccacctgggcacatctgggcacacctgggcacccctggggtcacctgggcacaggagggactggctggggtcagctggggtAACCTGGGGTaacctggggtcacctgggcacccctggggtcacctgggcaTGGAAGGGACCGGCTGGGCACCCCTGGGTCACCTGGGCACAGGAGGGACCGGCcggggtcagctggggtcagctggggtcacctgggcacAGGAGGGACTGGCttgggtcagctggggtcacctggggtcacctgggcacccctggggtcacctgggcaTGGAAGGGACCAGCTGGACAcccctggggtcacctggggtcacctgggcaTGGGAGGgaccacctgggcacacctgggcacacctgggcacccctggggtcacctgggcacaggagggactggctggggtcacctggggtcacctggggtcacctgggcacaggagggactggctggggtcacctggggtcacctggggtcacctggggtcacGCTGGGCATGGGAGGGACCGgctggggtcagctggggtcacctggggtcacctgggcaTGGGAGGGGTCACCTGGGCATGGGAGGGACCACCTGGCAcatctgggcacacctgggcacccctggggcCACCTGGGCACGGGAGGGACCGGCCagggtcacctggggtcacctggggtcacctgggcacGGGAGGGACTGgctggggtcagctggggtcagctgggcACGGGAGGGACCggctgggcacccctggggtcacctgggcacaggagggactggctggggtcacctggggtcacctgggcaccctggggtcacctgggcaTGGGAGGGAccacctgggcacccctggggtCACCTGGAGTCACCTGGGCATGGGAGGGCTCACCTGGGAACCCCTGGGCAACCCTGGGGTCAtctggggtcacctgggcacaggagggactggctggggtcacctggggtcacctggggtcacctgggcacacctggggtcacctgggcaTGGGAGGGAccagctgggcacacctgggaacccctgggcacccctgggcacacctggggtcacctgggcaTGGAAGGGACCagctgggcacccctgggcacccctgggggTCACCTGGGCACGGGAGGGaccacctgggcacatctgggcacacctgggcacccctggggtcacctgggactcacctgggcacaggagggaccacctggggcacacctggggtcacctgggctCATGTGGGCATGGGAGGgaccacctgggcacacctggggtcacctgggcacacctggggccacctgagggggggggggaggggtcaCATGGGACTCACCTGGGCACGGGGAACTCACCTGGGCATGGAAAGAGGCTCACCTGGGCACTCGGGAATGGCTCAGGTACCACCTGGGTACCACCTGGGTGCCACCTGGTGCCACCTGGGTACCACCCACCCCCTCACCTGTCGCCTctctctccccacagccccatcaGCGTCCGCCTCGGAGGCCGCGGCCGCCACCGGGTGCGCCCAGGTGAGGCCCCGGCGGGCACAACCGCCGCGGGCGAGGCCCCGCCAGGTGAGGCGGCCGCCGCGGCGGGCGAGGCCGCACCTGCGCCAGGTGAGCAGCGGCGGCGCTCGGTGCGCGTCTTCCGCTTCCCCCGGCTACAACGAGACCTCCAAGGACGGCGACCTGATGCTGCTGCGGCTGCAGGTGCCCGCGCACCTGAGCCGCCAGGTGAGCCCCCTGCCGCTGGCGCGCACCTGCGCCGCGCCCGGCACCACCTGCCAGATCTCCGGCTGGGGCTCCACCACCAGCCCTGAAGGTGAGGGCAcctggggggggagggggtggggggagctggggcaggtgagggcacctgggggggggagggggtgtaCCTGGCACAGGTGAGGAGGGGGGTacctgggcacaggtgagggcacctgggggggagggggtgtacctgggcacaggtgagggcacctggggggggaggggggtagctggggtgggggaggagggggtaTCTGGGCAGAGGTGAGGGTACCTGGGGTGGGTGAGGGAGGGGGGTacctgggcacaggtgaggagGGGGGTacctgggcacaggtgagggcaCCTGGGGTGGGTGAGGGAGGGGCAGTTacctgggcacaggtgagggcaCATGGGCACAGGTGAGGAGGGGTTacctgggcacaggtgaggggGGGGTTacctgggcacaggtgagggcacctgggcacagagTGAGGAGGGGTTacctgggcacaggtgagggagGGGTTACCTGGGCAGAGATGAGGAGGGGTTacctgggcacaggtgaggagGGGTTacctgggcacaggtgagggcacctgggcacaggtgagggagGGGTTACCTGGGCAGAGATGAGGAGGGGTTacctgggcacaggtgagggcacctgggcacaggtgagggagGGGTTACCTGGGCAGAGATGAGGAGGGGTTacctgggcacaggtgaggagGGGTTacctgggcacaggtgagggcacctgggcacaggtgagggagGGGTTACCTGGGCAGAGATGAGGAGGGGTTacctgggcacaggtgagggcacctggcacaggtgagGGAGGGGTTACCTGGGCAGAGATGAGGAGGGGTTacctgggcacaggtgaggggGGGGTTacctgggcacaggtgagggcacctgggcacaggtgaggTGGGGTTacctgggcacaggtgagggagGGGTTACCTGGGCAGAGATGAGGAGGGGTTacctgggcacaggtgagggcaCCTGGGGTACAGGAGGGGGGtagctgggacaggtgagggaggggTTACCTGGGCAGGTGAGGAGGGGTTacctgggcacaggtgagggcaCCTGGGCAGAAATGAGGAGGGGGTacctgggcacaggtgagggcacctgggggtgggaggggcAGTTacctgggcacaggtgaggagGGGTTacctgggcacaggtgagggcaCCTGGGGTACGGGAGGGGGGtagctgggacaggtgaggagGGGTTACCTGGGCACAGGTAAGAgctcacctgggcacaggtgaggggTCTGGGAGCTCATGGGAATGCCCGCAGGGGAGGgcacacctggagcaggtgaggggGGAATTGAGGCGTTATCTGAGCACAGGTGAGAGCTCAGGTCAGGTGTGACCTGCTCAGGTGTGACCCCAGAGGTGACCCAGCTGTgacccaggtgtgaccccagctatgaccccaggtgtgaccccaggtgtgaccccaggtgaccccagctgtgACCTGCTCAGGTGTgacccaggtgtgaccccaggtgtgaccccagaggtgaccccagctgtgaccccaggtgtgacccaggtgtgaccccagctgtgaccccagctgcgaccccaggtgtgaccccaggtgtgacccaggtgtgaccccaggtgtgaccccaggtgaccccaggtgtgacccaggtgtgaccccaggtgtgaccccagaggtgaccccagctgtgaccccaggtgtgacccaggtgtgaccccagaggtgaccccagctgtgaccccaggtgtgaccccaggtgtgaccccagagGTGACCCAGCTATGACCCCAAGAgtgaccccaggtgaccccaggtgtgacccaggtgtgaccccaggaGTGACCTGCTCAGGTGTGACCCCAGCTGTGACCCCAGCTGTGACCCCAGGatgaccccaggtgacccccaggtgtgaccccaggtgaccccaggtgtgaccccaggtgtgacccaggtgtgaccccagctgtgaccccaggtgaccccaggtgtgacccaggtgtgaccccagctgtgaccccagctgtgaccccaggtgtgacccaggtgtgaccccagaggtgaccccagctgtgaccccaggtgtgaccccaggtgtgaccccagagGTGACCCAGCTATGACCCCAAGAgtgaccccaggtgaccccaggagtgacccaggtgtgaccccaggaGTGACCTGCTCAGGTGTGACCCCAGCTGTGACCCCAGCtgtgaccccaggtgtgaccccagagGTGACCCAGCTATGACCCCAAGAatgaccccaggtgaccccaggtgtgacccaggtgtgaccccaggaGTGACCTGCTCAGGTGTGACCCCAGCTGTGACCCCAACtgtgaccccaggtgtgaccccagctgtgaccccaggatgaccccaggtgacccccaggtgtgaccccaggtgaccccaggtgtgaccccaggtgtgacccaggtgtgaccccagctgtgaccccaggtgaccccaggtgtgacccaggtgtgaccccaggtgtgacccaggtgtgacccaggtgtgaccccaggatgaccccaggtgacccccaggtgtgaccccaggtgaccccaggtgtgaccccaggtgtgacccaggtgtgaccccaggtgtgaccccaggtgaccccaggtgtgacccaggtgtgaccccaggtgtgaccccagaggtgaccccagctgtgaccccagatgtgaccccaggtgtgaccccagaggtgaccccaggtgtgaccccaggtgtgaccccaggtgtgaccccagctgtgaccccaggtgtgaccccagagGTGACCCAGCTATGACCCCAAGAatgaccccaggtgaccccaggtgtgacccaggtgtgaccccaggaGTGACCTGCTCAGGTGTGACCCCAGCtgtgaccccaggtgtgaccccaggtgtgacccagctgtgaccccaggatgaccccaggtgacccccaggtgtgaccccaggtgaccccaggtgtgaccccaggtgtgacccaggtgtgacccccagctgtgaccccaggtgtgaccccaggtgtgaccccagctgtgaccccagctgtgaccccagctgtgaccccaggtgtgaccccagagGTGACCCAGCTATGACCCCAAGAgtgaccccaggtgaccccaggtgtgacccaggtgtgaccccaggaGTGACCTGCTCAGGTGTGACCCCAGCtgtgaccccaggtgtgaccccagctgtgaccccagctgtgaccccaggatgaccccaggtgacccccaggtgtgaccccaggtgtgaccccaggtgtgaccccaggtgtgacccaggtgtgaccccagctgtgaccccaggtgaccccaggtgtgacccaggtgtgaccccaggtgtgaccccagctGTGACCCCAGCTGTGACCCCAGATGTgacccaggtgtgaccccagaggtgaccccagctgtgaccccaggtgtgaccccagctgtgaccccaggtgtgaccccagagGTGACCCAGCTATGACCCCAAGAatgaccccaggtgaccccaggtgtga
This window contains:
- the LOC125320789 gene encoding LOW QUALITY PROTEIN: kallikrein-14-like (The sequence of the model RefSeq protein was modified relative to this genomic sequence to represent the inferred CDS: deleted 1 base in 1 codon) is translated as MSARVPRWVLEGHTCAPPWQAALFRGRRFICGGTLVAPRWVLTAAHCHAPGPISVRLGGRGRHRVRPGEQRRRSVRVFRFPRYNETSKDGDLMLLRLQVPAHLSRQVSPLPLARTCAAPGTTCQISGWGSTTSPEVTFPKDLHCSQVTIVPELTCRRIYPDSITPNMVCAGEPRSRADTCQGDSGGPLMCNGRLQGITSWGPGVCGDPRKPGVYVNLCRYGRWLQDTMAQN